The Manihot esculenta cultivar AM560-2 chromosome 8, M.esculenta_v8, whole genome shotgun sequence genomic interval GAAGCGCCAAGAACTCGCActcattatgcggtgttcttaGTGGTAAAACTCCCATTGAGCTACAACGCAATATTGGGAAGACCTGCACTGTTTGATTTTGAAGCCGTAACCAGTATCAGATATCTGGCGATGAAATTTCCAACAGAGGCAGGAGTGGGAGTAGTACGGGGAAGCCAGGAAGAAGTGAGAGCGGTGTACTTGGCCACAGTGGCAGAACTGAGCTCGGCAGAGGAGAAGTTAGACTCAGAAGTGTTAGAGGTCAGGGACGAAAAGAAAGAGGCCAGGACGGAGCCGGTGGAGAAACTGGAGACttttcccttatcagaagcagagacagataaagtcttcagtctcaatgctgGCCTCACCGAAGAATAGAAAATCgaggtcatggccctgatccgaggtcacgcgtcaagcttcgcctggaaacCTGCTGACATGCCCGGGATTGACCCTAGAGTGATGACACACAAGCTGAATGTCCTCCCAGAAGCCAAACcggtgaagcagaagaagagggtagtaggaagggagaagcaacaggccaccagggaggaggtcCGAAAGTTAGAAGAGGCTGGATTCATcagggaggttatgtacccgcagtggctagcaaatcctgtattagtcaaaaaagccaatggcaaatataggatgtgtatagaatTCACTGATCTTAATCAAgcatgccctaaagattgttaccccctccccgacattaataaaatggtcgactctacggctggatttgattatatgtcttctttggatgctatgcctggttatcatcaaatcccaatggacaggtcggacgaagaaaagacctcgttcataacagaagatgggacttattgtTATAAGGCCATGCCCTTCGGGCTGAAgaatgccggggcaacataccagagactgatgaacaaaatcttcaaagatcagatcggcagaaatgtagaagtatacgtagatgatatggtggtgaaAAGCCCTACTTTCCAACAACACTTGGTAGACCTAAGGGAAGTATTTGAAGTGCTAGAACAGTATAGGATGAAGTTAAACCCAGGAAAATGCGCTTTCTGCATCAGGGGGGAAAGTTCCTAGGGTatatggtgagtggaaaaggcatcgagcccaacccagagaaagtagaagctatCCTGAACATGCCAAAACCTACCTGCGTGAGGAACGTCCAGAGACTTACTGGTAGAGTGGTGGCGCTCAATCGGTTCATgtcaaggtcggcggagagatgcttgccattctttaagaagttgaggaaagtacCGAACTTTGAATGGACTGAGGACTGCcgagaagctttcaaagagctcaagaGTTATCTTAGTTCGCCTTATGTGCTCAGTAGCCTGGTGGAAGGAGAAGAGCTCCTGATTTATTTGTCAGCCTCAGAACAAGCTATCAGTGCAGTGCTGGTtagggtggaagaaggggagcagaagcctgtcttctatgtcagcaaggtgcttaaagatGCCGAAATCAAATATTTGAACATCGAGAAGATTGCATACGCTTTGTTGCTAGCAGTTTGGAAGTTCAGGGTTTATCTGAAAAGCCACCAGGGAGTAGTAATGACAGATCAACCTCTGAAGAAGATTCTGCACAGGCCGAAAACCTCAGGCCGGATGCTGGCTTGGTCCATTGAGATTAGCCCTTATTGTCTAGAGTACCGACCTTGGACCGCTATAAAGTCTCAGGCCCTGGCTGAtttcatagcagagtgcacaTTCAATGAAGAACAAAAGGGGTCGGGCAAGCTAGCTTTTGAAGTGTCGGGAGAGGAGACAGAGGGGCAGTCCTCTCAGGAATTCGACTGGAAACTATACATAGATGGGGCGTCAGGCGCCGGGGGCAGTAGCGCTGGAATACAGCTAAAGGGACCAGGAGAATTTAAGGTTTGCTATGCCCTACGCCTAGAATTCAAGGCCTCCAATAATgtggcagaatatgaagccctaataaatggGATGCTGGTGGCAATGGAAGTAGGGGCGACCGACCTCGAAGTGAATAGTGACTCCCAGCTGGTGATTAATCAAATAACCggggcatatcaggccagagacccaATCATGCAGAATTACCTGGCAAAGGTAAAAGCCATTAAAGCCGAGCTCAAGGGTCGGGGAGTCACAGTTAAATACCAAAGAATACCCCGAGAGGAGAATGAAGAAGCAGATTTGCTCAGTCGGTTGACTAAAGAAGAACTAGAACAACTTCCTGATGAGGTATACATACAATATGTTAGCAcgcctgcttttaataaaacaatcAATGTATTTCAGGTAGAGCAAAACCAGAACTGGACGATCCCGTACTTGGAATACCTGGAAAAAGGAAAGCTCCCTAAAGACAAGGGCGAAGCAAAAAAGATAGCGGCCCGAGCTGCCAACTATCAAGCAATAAGGGGAACTTTGTACAGAAGGgggaaatccagcccgtggctccgcTGTGTAAGCCCGGAGGAGGcaataaaggtgatggaagaaatatATAGAGGAACGTGCGGAGCTCACGAAGGGGCAGGAATACTGGCTAATaagatattcaggcaagggtactactggcccaccgtTAAGaaggaagcagaagagtttgttcgAAGATGTGACGTCTGCCAGAGAtttgccaacgccatcaatGTCCCAACCACTCCTCAATCCAGCATCTCCAGCCCGTGGCCGTTCTCGgaatggggaatagacatcctgggaccctttCCTAAGACCAAGGGACAGAAAAAGTTTGTAGTagtggctgtggagtacttctcgaaatggccggAGGCGAAAGCAATCCCCACAATAACCgcccgcaagatgatagattttgtatggggGAATATCATCTGCAGGTTTGGAGTACCGAGGGTACTCATCTCAGATAACAGCAGACAATTCGACTGCAGTACCTTCAGAGCGTTCACgacaaacatgggcatatggcacaaattttCCTCAGTAGCCCACCCTCAGACCAACGGCCAGACGgaggtcaccaacagagctatcctccagggGTTAAAGAAGAGGCTGGATGGGGCAAATGCAAAcagggcagaagaactcaatagcatcttGTGGacactccgaactacccccaggacgtccactaaagaaacgccttTTGCACTTGCATTTGGCACTGAAGCCGTAGTCCCAATTGAGTTACAAGTCCCTACACACCGGGTCCAGTTTCATGATGAGAATGCAAACAGTGATAAACTgagaagtaaccttgatgccctggaggaaatcagggaagaaacccaaatccgaactgccgcttaccAATAAAGAGCGGCCCATTATTACAATTAAAAggtcagggaaagaagcctGAAGGTAGGAGACCTGGCCCTGAGAAACctagaagctacaggaaaaagagtggCGATAGGCAagttggcaccgacctgggagggcccgttcAGAATAGCAAAAGTGGTCAAGTCAGGGGTATATCGAATTGAGGATATGCAGGGAAACCTTGAGCCTcacgcctggaatatccagcacctaAAGAGGTACTTCCCTTAAAATATTTGTAATGAAAATTCTTGTATTCTGAAAACATGAATAAATGGAGTAACATTACTGTTTGACAAAACAATGTTATCTTTGTTACTATGAGTATTAACTCTctctgaaaaagaaaaaagaacagATCCCAGAAGATCTCAGTAAGGTAGGTGTCCGGGCTTCCAAAGTGCCCCACCACCATAAAATCAGCTGAGataacgaagcgacagtaaggccaatgagcccaAATCTTACAGGAGACCTCAAGGaaatacaagaccaggatcccaaagatctcctggcaaaaaaacggccggcgaagatctcaaagatctcccggagcaaaaacggtcggcgaagatctcaaagatctctcgGAGCAAAACCAGCCGGTGAGATCCCCGAGATCtctcggagcaaaaacggccggcgaagatctcaaagatctcccggagcaaaaatggccggtgaagatctcaaagatctctcAGAGCAAAAAatggccggcgaagatctcaaagatctcccagagcaaaaacggccggcgaagatctcaaagatctctcggagcaaaaacggccggcgaagatctcaaagatctcccggagcaaaaacagccggcgaagatctcaaagatcttcCGGAGTAAAAAACGATCGGTGAGATCCccgagatctcccggagcaaacaAAGACAATAGCATGCGGTGACAACATgcaaaaacaactcatgaaAGCACAGAAATGGGACCAGAATCACCAAGAAAAAACCACATCctgacctcccaaaggagctcgggACCTAAGAGGAAGAGACtctgaatgtaatacccggctcgagtccggcctcggaattcctgtcgtctggtggaatctcgggtgtcggaacccgcgagaagggtaagacatatgttttcatgtgtgttttaagagttttgaatggtttaaagtgtgaaaggaaatgagttttgaaagaaaagcaataagggagaaatacaaaggttcggccgccgaacattgcatggtttcggattcatgTTCGGCtatcgaaggtggtctggccagccacctataaaagggccaaaggtcggtggaaggaggatatttctcctccacttgcagccagaggtgagttcaagcctctcccacgttgactttcatgtttttcaccaaatctttcaagggttgtaagagttttggtgtgttttgaaggttttgagcaaaaatagcaagtttggaagtttggagctttggaagaggttttcttcatatctccacgttaggatcactcatcctcaagttcttaaggaggtaagggtggatcctgaccttctttgatggtttttaaaggttttatggaagtttgatgggtagtatgcatgattaggtttaggtgaggtttttgggagatgtgtatgttcaagcatgttaagtgttgtttgatgtgtttgtttgaggttttaggctagttttggacctctttatgcatgttttatggtatgtgctagttgggagtagttgatatgcatgttggataagTTGGGGGGAAAGgtgtgcatgaaacagagcagggttctgcccagcgggcaaaaccaggttcggccgccgaaggaatgttcggccgccgaaccccttgtggaggcagtttcggctgccaaagcttgcccccgaaacttgggactttcgtctctggaggcaaggttcggccgccgaaagtgccgccgaaggttgagtttcgtctctgaacgagactttcggctgccgaaggtgccgccgaacatgcatgagtttcgtctctagagaggggtttcggccgccgaacctgccgccgaaagtgccctgtccagctttcttttgcatgttttatgtgattgtttggggatcttttagagggtttttagggagtttcttagagatgttcttgagttagtttggtccatcatttgtgtaggaacggaccagaggaatcagggaagtcagcagtgagcacaggttcagaacctgcagaggtaggccagagtcagccagaggtgagtggaacttctcttttcagaactaaactgctttgagcatagatcatgcatcataatgagtctagtaggatgattgcattagcttcacgaatatgatgcattgcataatacgatgcgtatgaggctgtggatagaccaaggcgactccaatagcccaaactctgttataagacctggccgggccaggcagccatctgtaggtaagacctgactaggtcaggcagcagagatagtaagacctggctgggccaggcaggcagagtggtaagacctggccgggccaggcagattgaggttgtaagacctggctaggccaggcatcctttgagtgggattattggtggtcatgtctgatccctgagatgatgtgctgtagtgcattccatgagttcatgttttcaacttatggtttatataattctgctcattgggcttgtatagctcatccctctcccctatcccccaggtttgcaggttcagaggttagagggagtccagcagggtttgcaagaagaagagttatgtaatagctagtgtggacatgtacatgtaaagagataatgtatagtgtgtagctttgtgcttgacttataagagttgtaatcccttgttgtagacatatgatcagtttatgtatgtttcttttattgttaatgaatatgagaaaaccaggcttaccattatgagttgatagaccagaaagagtgcatgcacaggttaagccttaaaggaaagaaaagttttaatgatttgacagaaaatgtatgat includes:
- the LOC122724412 gene encoding uncharacterized protein LOC122724412 translates to MTDQPLKKILHRPKTSGRMLAWSIEISPYCLEYRPWTAIKSQALADFIAECTFNEEQKGSGKLAFEVSGEETEGQSSQEFDWKLYIDGASGAGGSSAGIQLKGPGEFKVCYALRLEFKASNNVAEYEALINGMLVAMEVGATDLEVNSDSQLVINQITGAYQARDPIMQNYLAKVKAIKAELKGRGVTVKYQRIPREENEEADLLSRLTKEELEQLPDEVYIQYVSTPAFNKTINVFQVEQNQNWTIPYLEYLEKGKLPKDKGEAKKIAARAANYQAIRGTLYRRGKSSPWLRCVSPEEAIKVMEEIYRGTCGAHEGAGILANKIFRQGYYWPTVKKEAEEFVRRCDVCQRFANAINVPTTPQSSISSPWPFSEWGIDILGPFPKTKGQKKFVVVAVEYFSKWPEAKAIPTITARKMIDFVWGNIICRFGVPRVLISDNSRQFDCSTFRAFTTNMGIWHKFSSVAHPQTNGQTEVTNRAILQGLKKRLDGANANRAEELNSILWTLRTTPRTSTKETPFALAFGTEAVVPIELQVPTHRVQFHDENANSDKLRSQGKKPEGRRPGPEKPRSYRKKSGDRQVGTDLGGPVQNSKSGQVRGISN